Genomic segment of Myxococcus stipitatus:
CGGGCTCACTAGCACAGGCGCCCCGGATGCGCGCGTTCCCGCCTCCAAGAAGGGTGTCCGGAGGGCTTCCAAGCAGTGGCGGAACGATGGACAACCCGCACCGGACACGGCACGCTCGAATCTGGTTTTCACGGGTGTGGGTGAAGGTCGGGGCCGGCGATTGCCGGGTCGCCGCCGCACCCAGGCGCTCGCAGGCTCCAGGAGAGACAAGTCGTGGATGGAACCGTGTTCGACCCGGCCGGTGGCACCAGTGGCCTGACGCCCGCGGGCTTGATGCTCCGCGTGCGGGCGCTGTGGCGACGCAAGTGGGTCGTGCTCGGTGTCGCGGCGGTGGTCGCGGTGCTGGGGGCCGTCTACACGCTGCGCCAGCCCAAGGTCTTCTCCGCCAGCACCTCGCTCATCATCGACGTGATGGCGCCTCGCTTCCTGGATGGCGAGGTGAAGGAGGTCATGGGCGAGGAGCGCGGCAACTACTGGTTCAACAAGGAGTACTACGCGACCCAGAGCGAAATCATCACCTCGCGCGCGGTGGCGGGCCGGGTGGTGGACAAGCTGGGGCTGTCCACGGACGCGGCCTTCCTGGGGCTTGCCGGCGTGTCGGACGAGAAGGCGCGTGTGCAGGCGATGCAGGGCGCGGACGCGGTGGGGCTGTTGCAGAGCCGCATCCGGGTGATTCCCGCGAAGGACTCGCGGGTGATGAACATCGCGGTGGATGACGTGGACGCGGCGCGCGCGGCGCTGCTCGCCAACGAGGTGGCCGCCGCGTACATGGCGGAGAACCTGGCGCTCAAGCTGCGCATGACGGAGGACGCGCGCTCCTGGCTGGAAGGGCGGCTGGAGGACCTGGAGAGCCAGTCGAAGGTGAGCGAGCTGGCCGTCTACGACTTCAAGAAGGACGCGGACATGTTGTCCACGTCGCTCGAGTCGCGGATGAGCATCGTGAGCGACCGCATCAACAGCTACAACCTCAACCTCACCGAGGTGAGCGCGCGCATCGCCGGACTGCAGGCGCGCGTGGAGGCCATCCAGAAGCTGCGCAAGGCATCGCCCGACGACGAGACGTGGGCGGAGGCGCTGCCGGGCGCGAAGGACGGCCCCATCCAGGACCTCAAGAAGAGCTACACGGAAGTGCGCGTGGCGTGCGCGGAGCTGTCCGAGCGCTACCTGCCCGAGCACCCCAAGCTCCTAGAGTGCCAGGGAAAGCTGGCGGTGATCCAAGCCGACTTCCTCAAGAGCCTGCGCAACGTGGTGCGCTCGGCGGAGACGGAGCTGGCGGAGGCGGAGGCGCAGCGCAAGAACCTGGTGAAGCTGTTGGACGAGGCCAAGGCCGAGGCCTTCCTCGTGAACAAGAAGTCCATCGAGTACGACCGCCTCAAGCGCGAGTCGGACAACAACCAGCGGCTCTACGAGCTGGTGCTCAAGCGGCTCAAGGACATCGAGCTGTCGGGCCTGCTGCGCACCAGCAACGTGCGCGTGCTGGACCTGGCGCGGCCCGTCTTCGTGCCGGTGAAGCCCAACGTGAAGCGCAACCTGCTGGTGGGACTGGTGATGGGGCTGCTCGCGGGCGTGGGCGTGGCGCTGCTGCTGGACCTGCTGGAGAACAGCGTGGCCACGCAGACGGACATCGAGGAGCGGCTGGGGTTGGCCTTCCTCGGCGTCATGCCGCGCATCGAGGGCAACCGGGCGCCGAAGGACCGCGACCTCTTCGTCCACCGCGAGCCCAAGTCCTCCGTGGCGGAGTGCTGCCGCGCCATCCGGACGAACCTGCTGTTCATGTCGCCGGACACGCCGTTCAAGACGCTGGTGGTGACGTCCAGCGGGCCGCAGGAGGGCAAGTCCACCACGGCCATCAGCCTGGGCGTGGCCATGGCCCAGAGCGGCAACCGGGTGCTGCTGCTGGACACGGACATGCGCAGGCCGCGGCTGCACCGCGCCTTCGGCGTGCCCAACGAGCTGGGCATCTCCTCGCTGGTGGTGGGCGAGGGCTCGCTCGACGCGGCGGTGAAGAGCACCGAGGTGCCCGGCCTCTTCGTGTTGCCGTGTGGCCCGCTGCCGCCCAATCCGGCGGAGCTGCTGCACACGCGCGCCTTCACGGAGCTGCTCAAGACGGTGGCGGGGAAGTTCGACCGCGTGCTCCTGGACAGCCCGCCCCTCAACGCGGTGGCGGACGCGGCGGTGCTGGCCACGCAGAGTGACGGCGTGGTGCTGGTGCTGAAGGCGGGCAAGACGAACCGCGAGGCGGCGCGGCGCGCGCTGCGCTCGCTGGCGGATGTGCAGGCGCGCATGTACGGTGCCATCCTCAACGACGTGGACCTGCGGGCGCCGCGCTACGGGGACACGTACCTGGCCTATGGCCAGTACGGCGCCGAGGAGACGAAGGACCGGGTGGCGCAGTCGTGAGCACGTCCATGGTGGGAGCGGGGCTCCGGGTGCTTCACCTGGGCAAGTTCTATCCGCCCGCGTCGGGTGGCATCGAGAGCCACGTCCAGACGCTGGCCCGCGCGCAGGCGGCGCAGGGCGCGCAAGTCGAGGTGCTGTGCGCCAACCACTCGTCGGACTCGGGGAACACGAGTCACGAGTTCCACGGCCGCAGTCCCACGCACGAGAGCTGGGACGGGCTGGTGCGCGTCGTGCGGCTGGGGCGTCGTGCCTCCGTGGCGCGCATGGACGTGCTGCCGGAGCTGCCCGGCGTGCTGCGGCGGATGCTGGAGCGGGGCGTGGACGTGGTGCACCTGCACACGCCGAACCCCACCATGTTGCTGGCGCTGGACCTGGTGCCTCGGCTGCCCACGGTCTTCATCACGCACCACAGCGACATCATCCGGCAGAAGGTGGCGGGCGCGCTCTTCCGCCCCCTCGAGCTGATGCTGTACGCGCGCGCGAACCGCATCCTGTCGGACAGCGAGGCGTATGTGCATGGCTCCTCGCTGCTGAAGATGTTCCGGCAGAAGGTGCGCGCGCTGCCCTTGGGCATCGACCTGGAGCCGTACCTGAAGCCCTCGGCCGAGGTGCTGCGGGAGGAGGCGCGCTGGCGCGAGGAGCACGCGGGCGTGCCGCTGTGGCTGATGGTGGGGCGGCTCGTCTACTACAAGGGCCTGTTCACCGCGCTGGAGGCGCTGGCGCGCGTGCCGGGGCGCCTGGTGGTGGTGGGCGTGGGGCCGCTGGAGGAGGAGGGCCGCGCGCGGGCGAAGGCGCTGGGCGTGGAGTCGCGGGTGACGTGGGCGGGCTATCTGCCGCCGGACTCGCTGATGGGCGCCTTCCGCGCGGCGAACGCGCTGTGGTTCCCGAGCAACGCGCGCAGCGAGGCCTATGGCCTGTCCCAGGTGGAGGCCATGGCGAGCGGGCTCCCCGTGCTGAACACGGCGATTCCGCACTCGGGCGTGCCGTGGGTGAGCAAGCACGAGGAGACGGGGCTGACGGTGCCGGTGGGGGACTCGAACGCGCTCGCGCGGGCGGCGCGGCGGCTGCTCGAGACGCCGGGGCTGGCGGAGCAACTGGGCCACGGTGCCCGGGCTCGCGCGGAGGCCGAGTTCCGGGACGACGTCATGGCCACGCGCTGCCTCAAGCTGTACTCGGAGGCACTGGGGAGGCCCGTGCCGGTGGCGGCCGAGGAGGCTCCGCCAGAGGTCTCGGAAGAGAGCGTCCGGGGCGCGTCATGATGCGCGTGCTGCACGTCTACAGCGGCAACCTCTACGGCGGCATCGAGTCGTTCCTGGTCTCGCTCGCGCGCGAGTCGGCGCAATCGCAGTCGGACACGGTGCATGAGTTCGCGCTGTGCTTCGAGGGGCGGCTGGCCGATGAGCTTCGCGCGGCGAACAGGGTGGTGCACTCCCTGGGCGCCGCGAGGGTGGGGCGTCCCTGGACGGTGTGGACCGCGCGCCGGGCGCTGGGCGCCTTGTTGAAGACGGGAGGCTACGACGCGGCCATCTGTCACGCGGCGTGGCCGCAGGCCCTGTTTGGCCCCGTGGTCCGTTCGGCCGGTGTTCCGTTGGTGTTCTTCCAGCATGACGCGCTGATGGGCACGCACTGGCTGGAGCGCTGGGCGAGTGTCACCTCGCCGGAGCTGGTGCTGGCCAACAGCCACTACACCGCGCGCTCGTTGGTGAACGTCTATCCGCGGGCTCCGTACCGCGTGCGTCATCCGCTCGCGCCCCAGGCGGCGCGGGTGCCGGAGGCGTCGGAGCGGAACCTCCTGCGGGCCGACTTCGGCGCGAGCGAGGAGGACGTGGTCATCATCCACGCCAGCCGCATGCAGGAGTGGAAGGGACACCGGCTGCTGCTGGAGGCCCTGGGCCGCATGCGCGAGGCGCGAGGCTGGCGGCTGTGGATGGTGGGCGGTGCCCAGCGCGAGGAAGAGGTGCGGTATCTCGACGGGCTGGTGGCCCAGTCCAAGGCCCTGGGGTTGGAGGGCCGGGTGCGGTTCCTGGGGCAGCGCTCGGATGTGCCTCGACTGATGCGCGCGGCGGACCTGCACTGTCAGCCCAACACGTCACCGGAGCCCTTTGGCCTCGCGTTCATCGAGGCGCTCCAGGCGGGCCTCCCCGTGGTGACGACCGCGCTGGGGGGGCCCTTGGAAATCGTGGACGCGACGTGCGGGAAGCTCGTCGCGCCCGATGCGGGGGCGCTGTCGTCCGCGCTCCTGCGGCTGGTGGTGGATGCGGAGGCCCGGCGCAGGCTGGGCGCGGCGGGGCCGGCTCGCGCGGCGATGCTCTGTGGCGCGCGGGCCTTCCTGCAGGGCCTGGACGAGGACCTTCGCACCGTCGTCGCCGGAGCGGCTTCGTGAGTCCGCCGCGCTCGCCCCTCGCGGCGAGACCCGGGCTTCAGGGCCCCGGGGTGCTCGGGCGCAAGTACGTGCGCCGGGCTCCCGATGCTCCGCTGGAGGTGGTGGGCGAGACCGCGGCGGCCCCGAGCCAGAAGCCGCGGCCCGCCACCAGGCAGAGCCTGCTGTCGTCGAGCAAGCTGGTGCCGCTGTTCGTCGCGCTGCTCATCGGCTGTCAGCTGGTGCTGTTGGTGAACGCCATCGCCCCGCTGCGCATGGTGGTGCGCATCCTGGCGTTTGGCTTGAGCCTCGGCTTGCTGGTGCTCGTGCCGGGGCGTGCGTTGAAGCATCCGGCGCTGCCCTTCGTGTTGGGAGCGATGGGCGTCACGGCGCTCAACTTCTTCCACCCGGGCACGGTGAGTCCGATGGGAGGCGCCGCGCAGCTCGGCATCCAGCTCTCCATCATGGCGCCGCTGTTCTGGGTGACGCGGCTGTCCATCGACTCGAAGACGTTCCGGCTCACGCTGGCGCTGCTGTTCTTCTTCAACACGGCCAGCGCGGCGGTGGGCGTGCTCCAGGTCTACTTCCCGGGCCGCTTCCAGCCTGTCATCTCGTCCGCGGTGCAGTCGCAGGGTGACTCGTACCTGCGCAGCCTGGAGTTCGAGACCGCGAGCGGGGCGCGCGTCTTCCGTCCCATGGGGCTGACGGACATGCCCGGTGGCGCGGCGACGGGTGCGTTCTACGCGGTGCTGCTGGGCAGCGGCTTCCTCTTGTCCTCGCGCAAAGGCGCGGCCCGCTGGGTGAGCGCCGGAGGCATCCTGGTGGGGCTGGTCAGCCTCTATCTCTGCCAGGTGCGTGCGATTGCATTGACGTTGGGTGTCTGTCTGGCCGCGATGTCCTTCGTGCTCATGCTGAGCGGGCGCCTGGCGCGACTGGTGAAGCTGGTCGCGGTGGTGGGGACGGCGGCGGTGTTTGCCTTCGGGTGGGCCGTCGCGGTGGGCGGAGACGCGGTGCAGTCGCGCTGGAACAGCTTGTTCGAGGCGAAGCCCGAGGACGTCTATCGCAGCAACCGGGGCCACTTCCTGGAGGGGACGTTCGAGCACCTGCTGCCGGAGTACCCGCTGGGCGCGGGCCTGGGCCGCTACGGCATGGCCAACGCGTACTTCGGTGACAACTCCGACCCCGAGCATCCGCCGCTGTGGGCGGAGATTCAGTGGACCGCGTGGGTCTACGACGGCGGAGCCCTGGTGATGTTGCTGTACCCGCTGGGGGTGCTGGTGTCGATGGCGTGGGTGTTCCAGGCGGCCCGGAGGCGAGAGGACGCCGGCGAAGAGTTCTGGCTGTGGGGCAGCGTCATCTTCGCGTACAACCTGGGGGCACTGGCGCTGACCTTCAGCTACCCGTTCTTCATGAGCCAGGTGGGCATGGAGTTCTGGCTGCTCAACGCGGCGCTCTTTGGCGCCTGGAATCATGCGAAGACCCTACACGCTCATCGCAGGTGACTTTGTCGCGACTGGTGGCATGGACCGGGCCAACCTCGCGTTGGCGCTGTGGCTGGCGAAGCAGGGGGGCCCCGTGCGGCTGGTGGCCCATCGCATCGCGGACGAGCTGCGAGCCTTCCCCAATGTGCGCTTCGTGCGCGTGCCCAAGCCCGCGAACGCCTATCTCCTCGGCGAGCCGCTCCTGAACGCCATGGGCCGCGCGTGGGCGCTGCGCACGCGGGCCGAAGGTGGGCGCGTCCTGGCCAACGGTGGCAACTGTCCGGTGCCCGGCGCGAACTGGGTGCACTACGTCCATGGGGCGTAT
This window contains:
- a CDS encoding glycosyltransferase, with the translated sequence MMRVLHVYSGNLYGGIESFLVSLARESAQSQSDTVHEFALCFEGRLADELRAANRVVHSLGAARVGRPWTVWTARRALGALLKTGGYDAAICHAAWPQALFGPVVRSAGVPLVFFQHDALMGTHWLERWASVTSPELVLANSHYTARSLVNVYPRAPYRVRHPLAPQAARVPEASERNLLRADFGASEEDVVIIHASRMQEWKGHRLLLEALGRMREARGWRLWMVGGAQREEEVRYLDGLVAQSKALGLEGRVRFLGQRSDVPRLMRAADLHCQPNTSPEPFGLAFIEALQAGLPVVTTALGGPLEIVDATCGKLVAPDAGALSSALLRLVVDAEARRRLGAAGPARAAMLCGARAFLQGLDEDLRTVVAGAAS
- a CDS encoding glycosyltransferase; this encodes MVGAGLRVLHLGKFYPPASGGIESHVQTLARAQAAQGAQVEVLCANHSSDSGNTSHEFHGRSPTHESWDGLVRVVRLGRRASVARMDVLPELPGVLRRMLERGVDVVHLHTPNPTMLLALDLVPRLPTVFITHHSDIIRQKVAGALFRPLELMLYARANRILSDSEAYVHGSSLLKMFRQKVRALPLGIDLEPYLKPSAEVLREEARWREEHAGVPLWLMVGRLVYYKGLFTALEALARVPGRLVVVGVGPLEEEGRARAKALGVESRVTWAGYLPPDSLMGAFRAANALWFPSNARSEAYGLSQVEAMASGLPVLNTAIPHSGVPWVSKHEETGLTVPVGDSNALARAARRLLETPGLAEQLGHGARARAEAEFRDDVMATRCLKLYSEALGRPVPVAAEEAPPEVSEESVRGAS
- a CDS encoding GumC family protein codes for the protein MDGTVFDPAGGTSGLTPAGLMLRVRALWRRKWVVLGVAAVVAVLGAVYTLRQPKVFSASTSLIIDVMAPRFLDGEVKEVMGEERGNYWFNKEYYATQSEIITSRAVAGRVVDKLGLSTDAAFLGLAGVSDEKARVQAMQGADAVGLLQSRIRVIPAKDSRVMNIAVDDVDAARAALLANEVAAAYMAENLALKLRMTEDARSWLEGRLEDLESQSKVSELAVYDFKKDADMLSTSLESRMSIVSDRINSYNLNLTEVSARIAGLQARVEAIQKLRKASPDDETWAEALPGAKDGPIQDLKKSYTEVRVACAELSERYLPEHPKLLECQGKLAVIQADFLKSLRNVVRSAETELAEAEAQRKNLVKLLDEAKAEAFLVNKKSIEYDRLKRESDNNQRLYELVLKRLKDIELSGLLRTSNVRVLDLARPVFVPVKPNVKRNLLVGLVMGLLAGVGVALLLDLLENSVATQTDIEERLGLAFLGVMPRIEGNRAPKDRDLFVHREPKSSVAECCRAIRTNLLFMSPDTPFKTLVVTSSGPQEGKSTTAISLGVAMAQSGNRVLLLDTDMRRPRLHRAFGVPNELGISSLVVGEGSLDAAVKSTEVPGLFVLPCGPLPPNPAELLHTRAFTELLKTVAGKFDRVLLDSPPLNAVADAAVLATQSDGVVLVLKAGKTNREAARRALRSLADVQARMYGAILNDVDLRAPRYGDTYLAYGQYGAEETKDRVAQS